A portion of the Pseudopipra pipra isolate bDixPip1 chromosome 1, bDixPip1.hap1, whole genome shotgun sequence genome contains these proteins:
- the RPL7 gene encoding large ribosomal subunit protein uL30, giving the protein MADKEAKKVPSVPESLLKKRQAYAALKAKRQKKIVAIKKYRKAQRKLIYARAQAYHKEYRHMYRQEIRMARMARKAGNYYVPAEPKLAFVIRIRGTNGVSPKVRKVLQLLRLRQIFNGTFVKLNKASINMLRIVEPYIAWGYPNLKSVHELIYKRGYGKINKQRIALTDNRLIQKRLGKLGIICMEDVIHEIYTVGKNFKVVNNFLWPFKLSSPRGGMKKKTIHFVEGGDAGNREDQINRLIRRMN; this is encoded by the exons ATGGCGGACAAGGA AGCAAAGAAGGTGCCCTCTGTGCCCGAGAGCCTGCTGAAGAAGCGGCAGGCTTACGCGGCCTTGAAAGCCAAACGGCAGAAGAAGATTGTGGCTATAAAAAAG TACCGTAAGGCACAGAGAAAACTCATCTATGCCAGAGCCCAGGCTTACCACAAGGAGTACAGGCACATGTACCGGCAGGAGATCCGCATGGCCAGGATGGCCCGGAAAGCTGGCAACTACTATGTCCCAGCCGAGCCAAAACTGGCATTTGTGATCAGGATAAGAGG TACCAATGGTGTCAGCCCTAAGGTCCGCAAAGTGTTGCAGCTTCTTCGCCTGCGTCAGATTTTTAATGGCACATTTGTAAAGCTCAACAAAGCTTCTATCAACATGTTGCGGATTGTGGAGCCCTACATTGCCTGGGG GTACCCCAACCTGAAGTCTGTGCATGAGCTGATCTACAAGCGCGGTTACGGCAAGATCAACAAACAGCGCATCGCTCTCACTGACAACCGCCTGATTCAGAAGCGCCTTG GAAAGCTTGGCATCATCTGCATGGAAGATGTGATCCATGAAATTTACACTGTTGGCAAGAATTTCAAAGTTGTGAACAACTTCCTTTGGCCCTTCAAGTTGTCCTCTCCTCGGGGTGGAATGAAGAAGAAAACTATCCACTTTGTGGAAGGTGGAGATGCTGGTAACAGAGAAGACCAGATCAACAGGCTCATAAGGAGAATGAACTAA